Proteins from one Sarcophilus harrisii chromosome 2, mSarHar1.11, whole genome shotgun sequence genomic window:
- the ATXN1L gene encoding ataxin-1-like, with translation MKPVHERSQECLPPKKRDLPVTNEEMGRTTSCSTNHTPSSDASDWCRGVVVTGQTQAGVRQSVGSDGVEALAGLTVDQYGMLYKVAVPPATFSPTGLHPVVNMSPLPSAFNVASSLIQHPGIHYPPIHYAQLPPTSLQFIGSPYTMPYAMPPNFLPGPLLSPSANLTTSHVPHFVPYASLLAEGATPPPQPTSPAHTFSKVPAATSPPAQLQHHSGTQPVDLTPGRVPIYYQMSRLPAGYTTHELPPSGVSPDSVPALHEVQPVLDVTTPNGGQRHMERSAARRESEGTDPLGSKDDGQGPGTVVECVVDGHLFSGSQTPRMEVVVPAHRGTPETDLEVQRVVGTLVSQDYRVGAAQRQDEPSPLNLSHHAPDHQEGRGLARNPVEMAEKNQAPALYTQSPQELAKHRPLPKAMVIANGNLVPVGTEQGLLSVGSEILVTSSLDMQVRAPFPNKEPSPPPSTSSHLPSHFMKGAIIQLATGELKRVEDLQTQDFVRSAEVSGGLKIDSSTVVDIQESQWPGFVMLHFVVGEQQSKVSIDVPPEHPFFVYGQGWSSCSPGRTAQLFSLPCHRLQVGDVCISISLQSLNSNSVSQAGFPPPDQLGPSQERPERTVLGSREPSDSDRKSQPSGEGALAPSSHPVEPSQPEPGAQSCWPATGFQRYSLQGEEARATLLRPSFIPQEVKLSIEGRSNAGK, from the coding sequence ATGAAACCTGTTCATGAGAGGAGTCAGGAATGCCTTCCACCAAAGAAAAGAGACCTCCCTGTGACCAACGAGGAGATGGGGAGGACCACCAGCTGCTCCACTAACCACACACCTTCTAGCGATGCTTCTGATTGGTGTCGGGGGGTGGTGGTGACTGGGCAGACCCAGGCCGGAGTAAGACAGAGCGTCGGCAGTGATGGTGTGGAGGCCCTCGCTGGTCTGACTGTGGACCAGTATGGTATGCTGTACAAGGTGGCTGTACCACCAGCCACATTTTCCCCAACTGGCCTCCATCCCGTGGTGAACATGAGCCCCCTGCCCTCTGCCTTTAATGTAGCATCATCACTGATTCAGCATCCAGGAATCCACTATCCCCCCATCCATTATGCTCAGCTTCCCCCCACTTCTCTGCAGTTTATCGGATCTCCTTACACTATGCCCTATGCCATGCCACCCAATTTCCTCCCTGGTCCTCTGCTCTCACCTTCTGCCAACCTCACGACCTCTCACGTCCCTCATTTTGTGCCATATGCCTCGCTCCTGGCGGAAGGGGctacccctcccccccagcccacATCTCCAGCCCACACGTTCAGCAAAGTCCCTGCTGCCACTTCCCCCCCGGCTCAGCTGCAGCATCACTCAGGCACTCAGCCAGTGGACCTCACTCCAGGCCGAGTGCCCATTTACTACCAGATGTCTCGGCTCCCCGCTGGCTATACGACGCATGAACTCCCTCCATCCGGAGTAAGCCCCGATTCAGTCCCTGCACTACATGAGGTCCAGCCTGTTCTGGATGTGACTACTCCCAACGGCGGGCAGAGACACATGGAACGGAGCGCAGCGAGACGGGAAAGTGAAGGCACGGACCCTCTCGGCAGCAAGGACGACGGCCAGGGACCAGGCACGGTGGTGGAATGTGTGGTCGACGGGCACTTGTTTTCAGGTTCTCAGACTCCACGGATGGAGGTGGTGGTGCCGGCACACCGAGGGACTCCGGAGACCGACCTCGAGGTGCAGAGAGTGGTCGGAACCTTAGTGTCTCAGGACTATCGAGTGGGGGCAGCTCAGAGGCAAGACGAGCCCAGTCCCCTCAATTTATCCCATCATGCCCCCGACCATCAGGAGGGCAGAGGCTTGGCTAGGAATCCAGTGGAAATGGCAGAGAAAAATCAGGCCCCGGCCCTCTACACTCAGTCTCCTCAAGAGCTGGCAAAGCATAGACCTTTACCCAAAGCGATGGTTATAGCCAATGGCAATTTGGTGCCCGTGGGCACTGAGCAGGGCCTGCTGTCTGTGGGGTCAGAGATCCTGGTGACGTCGAGTCTGGATATGCAGGTGCGAGCCCCCTTCCCCAACAAGGAGCCGAGCCCGCCACCTAGCACTTCTTCCCACTTGCCCTCTCACTTTATGAAAGGGGCCATCATCCAGTTGGCCACAGGAGAGCTGAAGCGGGTCGAGGATCTGCAGACCCAAGACTTTGTGCGCAGTGCAGAGGTGAGCGGAGGGCTGAAGATCGACTCCAGCACCGTGGTGGATATTCAGGAGAGCCAGTGGCCTGGCTTTGTCATGCTGCATTTTGTGGTTGGGGAGCAACAGAGCAAAGTAAGCATCGATGTGCCCCCCGAGCACCCTTTCTTTGTGTATGGCCAGGGATGGTCCTCCTGCAGCCCGGGGCGGACAGCGCAGCTCTTCTCTCTGCCTTGCCACCGGCTGCAGGTGGGAGATGTCTGCATCTCTATCAGTTTACAGAGCTTGAACAGTAACTCGGTTTCTCAGGCTGGCTTCCCTCCCCCAGACCAGTTGGGTCCCTCCCAAGAGAGGCCTGAGAGGACAGTCTTGGGATCCAGAGAGCCATCTGACAGTGACAGAAAGAGCCAGCCTTCAGGAGAGGGGGCCTTGGCCCCGAGCTCCCACCCGGTGGAGCCCTCCCAGCCTGAGCCTGGAGCTCAGTCCTGCTGGCCAGCCACGGGCTTCCAAAGATACAGTCTGCAGGGAGAGGAAGCACGGGCCACTCTGCTCCGTCCCTCTTTCATTCCACAGGAGGTGAAACTCTCCATTGAAGGGCGTTCTAATGCAGGAAAATGA
- the ZNF821 gene encoding zinc finger protein 821 isoform X4 has protein sequence MVKVKKELENAEQSVGGNEVIGEHEVTEHLNSDPMLGLCQCPLCQLDCGSREQLIAHVYQHTAAVVSAKSYVCPVCGRALSSPGSLGRHLLIHSEDQRSNCAVCGARFTSHATFNSEKLPEVLNMESVPPNHSEGPSSAEGKDIAFSPPVYPAGILLVCNNCAAYRKLLEAQAPGVRKWALRRQNEPLEVRLQRLERERTAKKSRRDNETPEEREVRRMRDREAKRLQRLQETDEQRARRLQRDREAMRLKRANETPEKRQARLIREREAKRLKRRLEKMDMMLRAQFGQDPSAVAALAAEMSFFQLPVGSVELESQLLGKVAFEEQNSSSLH, from the exons ATGGTGAAAGTGAAAAAGGAGTTAGAGAACGCAGAGCAGAGTGTTGGAGGGAATGAGGTGATAGGGGAGCATGAG GTCACggaacatttgaattcagatcccatGCTTGGTCTTTGTCAATGTCCCCTTTGTCAGTTGGACTGTGGTAGCCGAGAACAACTCATTGCTCATGTCTACCAG CACACCGCAGCAGTGGTGAGTGCCAAGAGTTACGTGTGCCCCGTGTGTGGCCGAGCCCTCAGCTCCCCAGGATCGCTGGGCCGCCACCTCCTCATCCACTCCGAGGACCAGCGGTCTAACTGTGCAGTGTGTGGTGCTCGTTTCACCAGCCACGCCACCTTCAACAG tgaaaAGCTTCCAGAAGTGCTGAATATGGAGTCTGTACCCCCCAACCACAGCGAAGGCCCCTCCAGTGCAGAGGGGAAGGACATTGCCTTCAGTCCCCCCGTGTACCCTGCTGGCATCCTGCTGGTGTGCAACAACTGTGCGGCCTACCGCAAGCTGCTAGAAGCCCAGGCACCTGGGGTCCGCAAATGGGCGCTGCGGCGGCAGAACGAGCCTCTGGAGGTTCGGCTGCAGAGGCTGGAACGGGAACGCACGGCCAAGAAGAGCCGGAGGGACAACGAGACCCCTGAAGAACGGGAAGTGAGGCGCATGCGGGACCGGGAAGCCAAGCGCCTGCAGCGCCTGCAGGAAACTGATGAGCAGCGGGCACGCCGCCTGCAGCGGGACCGAGAGGCCATGAGGCTTAAACGCGCCAACGAGACTCCGGAGAAGCGGCAGGCCCGGCTTATCCGGGAGCGCGAAGCCAAGCGGCTAAAGCGGCGGCTGGAAAAAATGGACATGATGTTGCGAGCTCAGTTCGGTCAGGACCCCTCTGCTGTGGCCGCCTTGGCAGCCGAGATGAGCTTCTTTCAGCTGCCAGTGGGCAGCGTGGAACTGGAGAGTCAGCTTCTGGGCAAGGTGGCCTTCGAGGAGCAGAACAGCAGCTCCCTCCACTGA
- the ZNF821 gene encoding zinc finger protein 821 isoform X3 — protein sequence MSRRKQTNPNKVHCDSEGDEEETTQDEVSSHTSEEDGGMVKVKKELENAEQSVGGNEVIGEHEVTEHLNSDPMLGLCQCPLCQLDCGSREQLIAHVYQHTAAVVSAKSYVCPVCGRALSSPGSLGRHLLIHSEDQRSNCAVCGARFTSHATFNSEKLPEVLNMESVPPNHSEGPSSAEGKDIAFSPPVYPAGILLVCNNCAAYRKLLEAQAPGVRKWALRRQNEPLEVRLQRLERERTAKKSRRDNETPEEREVRRMRDREAKRLQRLQETDEQRARRLQRDREAMRLKRANETPEKRQARLIREREAKRLKRRLEKMDMMLRAQFGQDPSAVAALAAEMSFFQLPVGSVELESQLLGKVAFEEQNSSSLH from the exons ATGTCCCGTCGGAAACAGACCAATCCAAATAAAGTTCACT GCGACAGTGAGGGAGACGAAGAGGAGACCACACAAGACGAAGTCTCTTCCCACACATCCGAGGAGGATGGCGGGATGGTGAAAGTGAAAAAGGAGTTAGAGAACGCAGAGCAGAGTGTTGGAGGGAATGAGGTGATAGGGGAGCATGAG GTCACggaacatttgaattcagatcccatGCTTGGTCTTTGTCAATGTCCCCTTTGTCAGTTGGACTGTGGTAGCCGAGAACAACTCATTGCTCATGTCTACCAG CACACCGCAGCAGTGGTGAGTGCCAAGAGTTACGTGTGCCCCGTGTGTGGCCGAGCCCTCAGCTCCCCAGGATCGCTGGGCCGCCACCTCCTCATCCACTCCGAGGACCAGCGGTCTAACTGTGCAGTGTGTGGTGCTCGTTTCACCAGCCACGCCACCTTCAACAG tgaaaAGCTTCCAGAAGTGCTGAATATGGAGTCTGTACCCCCCAACCACAGCGAAGGCCCCTCCAGTGCAGAGGGGAAGGACATTGCCTTCAGTCCCCCCGTGTACCCTGCTGGCATCCTGCTGGTGTGCAACAACTGTGCGGCCTACCGCAAGCTGCTAGAAGCCCAGGCACCTGGGGTCCGCAAATGGGCGCTGCGGCGGCAGAACGAGCCTCTGGAGGTTCGGCTGCAGAGGCTGGAACGGGAACGCACGGCCAAGAAGAGCCGGAGGGACAACGAGACCCCTGAAGAACGGGAAGTGAGGCGCATGCGGGACCGGGAAGCCAAGCGCCTGCAGCGCCTGCAGGAAACTGATGAGCAGCGGGCACGCCGCCTGCAGCGGGACCGAGAGGCCATGAGGCTTAAACGCGCCAACGAGACTCCGGAGAAGCGGCAGGCCCGGCTTATCCGGGAGCGCGAAGCCAAGCGGCTAAAGCGGCGGCTGGAAAAAATGGACATGATGTTGCGAGCTCAGTTCGGTCAGGACCCCTCTGCTGTGGCCGCCTTGGCAGCCGAGATGAGCTTCTTTCAGCTGCCAGTGGGCAGCGTGGAACTGGAGAGTCAGCTTCTGGGCAAGGTGGCCTTCGAGGAGCAGAACAGCAGCTCCCTCCACTGA
- the ZNF821 gene encoding zinc finger protein 821 isoform X2 — protein MMKTDFPGDLGNQHPAIQQLRDQASSSSDSEGDEEETTQDEVSSHTSEEDGGMVKVKKELENAEQSVGGNEVIGEHEVTEHLNSDPMLGLCQCPLCQLDCGSREQLIAHVYQHTAAVVSAKSYVCPVCGRALSSPGSLGRHLLIHSEDQRSNCAVCGARFTSHATFNSEKLPEVLNMESVPPNHSEGPSSAEGKDIAFSPPVYPAGILLVCNNCAAYRKLLEAQAPGVRKWALRRQNEPLEVRLQRLERERTAKKSRRDNETPEEREVRRMRDREAKRLQRLQETDEQRARRLQRDREAMRLKRANETPEKRQARLIREREAKRLKRRLEKMDMMLRAQFGQDPSAVAALAAEMSFFQLPVGSVELESQLLGKVAFEEQNSSSLH, from the exons ATGATGAAAACTGATTTTCCTGGAGATCTTGGCAATCAGCATCCAGCTATCCAACAACTGAGAGATCAGGCCTCCAGTAGCA GCGACAGTGAGGGAGACGAAGAGGAGACCACACAAGACGAAGTCTCTTCCCACACATCCGAGGAGGATGGCGGGATGGTGAAAGTGAAAAAGGAGTTAGAGAACGCAGAGCAGAGTGTTGGAGGGAATGAGGTGATAGGGGAGCATGAG GTCACggaacatttgaattcagatcccatGCTTGGTCTTTGTCAATGTCCCCTTTGTCAGTTGGACTGTGGTAGCCGAGAACAACTCATTGCTCATGTCTACCAG CACACCGCAGCAGTGGTGAGTGCCAAGAGTTACGTGTGCCCCGTGTGTGGCCGAGCCCTCAGCTCCCCAGGATCGCTGGGCCGCCACCTCCTCATCCACTCCGAGGACCAGCGGTCTAACTGTGCAGTGTGTGGTGCTCGTTTCACCAGCCACGCCACCTTCAACAG tgaaaAGCTTCCAGAAGTGCTGAATATGGAGTCTGTACCCCCCAACCACAGCGAAGGCCCCTCCAGTGCAGAGGGGAAGGACATTGCCTTCAGTCCCCCCGTGTACCCTGCTGGCATCCTGCTGGTGTGCAACAACTGTGCGGCCTACCGCAAGCTGCTAGAAGCCCAGGCACCTGGGGTCCGCAAATGGGCGCTGCGGCGGCAGAACGAGCCTCTGGAGGTTCGGCTGCAGAGGCTGGAACGGGAACGCACGGCCAAGAAGAGCCGGAGGGACAACGAGACCCCTGAAGAACGGGAAGTGAGGCGCATGCGGGACCGGGAAGCCAAGCGCCTGCAGCGCCTGCAGGAAACTGATGAGCAGCGGGCACGCCGCCTGCAGCGGGACCGAGAGGCCATGAGGCTTAAACGCGCCAACGAGACTCCGGAGAAGCGGCAGGCCCGGCTTATCCGGGAGCGCGAAGCCAAGCGGCTAAAGCGGCGGCTGGAAAAAATGGACATGATGTTGCGAGCTCAGTTCGGTCAGGACCCCTCTGCTGTGGCCGCCTTGGCAGCCGAGATGAGCTTCTTTCAGCTGCCAGTGGGCAGCGTGGAACTGGAGAGTCAGCTTCTGGGCAAGGTGGCCTTCGAGGAGCAGAACAGCAGCTCCCTCCACTGA
- the ZNF821 gene encoding zinc finger protein 821 isoform X1 — protein sequence MSRRKQTNPNKVHWEQVFAGLEEQARQAMMKTDFPGDLGNQHPAIQQLRDQASSSSDSEGDEEETTQDEVSSHTSEEDGGMVKVKKELENAEQSVGGNEVIGEHEVTEHLNSDPMLGLCQCPLCQLDCGSREQLIAHVYQHTAAVVSAKSYVCPVCGRALSSPGSLGRHLLIHSEDQRSNCAVCGARFTSHATFNSEKLPEVLNMESVPPNHSEGPSSAEGKDIAFSPPVYPAGILLVCNNCAAYRKLLEAQAPGVRKWALRRQNEPLEVRLQRLERERTAKKSRRDNETPEEREVRRMRDREAKRLQRLQETDEQRARRLQRDREAMRLKRANETPEKRQARLIREREAKRLKRRLEKMDMMLRAQFGQDPSAVAALAAEMSFFQLPVGSVELESQLLGKVAFEEQNSSSLH from the exons ATGTCCCGTCGGAAACAGACCAATCCAAATAAAGTTCACT GGGAACAGGTATTTGCTGGGCTGGAGGAGCAAGCCCGACAGGCGATGATGAAAACTGATTTTCCTGGAGATCTTGGCAATCAGCATCCAGCTATCCAACAACTGAGAGATCAGGCCTCCAGTAGCA GCGACAGTGAGGGAGACGAAGAGGAGACCACACAAGACGAAGTCTCTTCCCACACATCCGAGGAGGATGGCGGGATGGTGAAAGTGAAAAAGGAGTTAGAGAACGCAGAGCAGAGTGTTGGAGGGAATGAGGTGATAGGGGAGCATGAG GTCACggaacatttgaattcagatcccatGCTTGGTCTTTGTCAATGTCCCCTTTGTCAGTTGGACTGTGGTAGCCGAGAACAACTCATTGCTCATGTCTACCAG CACACCGCAGCAGTGGTGAGTGCCAAGAGTTACGTGTGCCCCGTGTGTGGCCGAGCCCTCAGCTCCCCAGGATCGCTGGGCCGCCACCTCCTCATCCACTCCGAGGACCAGCGGTCTAACTGTGCAGTGTGTGGTGCTCGTTTCACCAGCCACGCCACCTTCAACAG tgaaaAGCTTCCAGAAGTGCTGAATATGGAGTCTGTACCCCCCAACCACAGCGAAGGCCCCTCCAGTGCAGAGGGGAAGGACATTGCCTTCAGTCCCCCCGTGTACCCTGCTGGCATCCTGCTGGTGTGCAACAACTGTGCGGCCTACCGCAAGCTGCTAGAAGCCCAGGCACCTGGGGTCCGCAAATGGGCGCTGCGGCGGCAGAACGAGCCTCTGGAGGTTCGGCTGCAGAGGCTGGAACGGGAACGCACGGCCAAGAAGAGCCGGAGGGACAACGAGACCCCTGAAGAACGGGAAGTGAGGCGCATGCGGGACCGGGAAGCCAAGCGCCTGCAGCGCCTGCAGGAAACTGATGAGCAGCGGGCACGCCGCCTGCAGCGGGACCGAGAGGCCATGAGGCTTAAACGCGCCAACGAGACTCCGGAGAAGCGGCAGGCCCGGCTTATCCGGGAGCGCGAAGCCAAGCGGCTAAAGCGGCGGCTGGAAAAAATGGACATGATGTTGCGAGCTCAGTTCGGTCAGGACCCCTCTGCTGTGGCCGCCTTGGCAGCCGAGATGAGCTTCTTTCAGCTGCCAGTGGGCAGCGTGGAACTGGAGAGTCAGCTTCTGGGCAAGGTGGCCTTCGAGGAGCAGAACAGCAGCTCCCTCCACTGA